A single Saccharolobus shibatae B12 DNA region contains:
- a CDS encoding endonuclease III domain-containing protein → MIRKILETLLEIFENNRSILKEKGWIVSSETSYEWWDGLKSAEEIIISAILVQMSRWEIVKSKVEEMRSKGLTDFYKLYNTTEQELYDVLKGINFYKTKVKRLINLSKIIINLGSVEKFYDRNLLLSIDGIGEETADSIMLFAGHKPNFPPSEYGKRVLSRVLGINIKKKNEVKRLVEENLERNVYEYKLLHAGIVTVGRAFCFIENPKCEDCILKKVCKYYRENSS, encoded by the coding sequence ATGATTCGTAAAATACTTGAGACATTGTTGGAAATATTTGAAAACAATAGAAGCATATTGAAGGAAAAAGGTTGGATAGTTTCGTCCGAAACTTCTTATGAATGGTGGGACGGACTAAAAAGTGCAGAAGAAATAATTATTTCAGCAATATTGGTTCAAATGTCAAGATGGGAAATTGTAAAGAGTAAAGTAGAGGAGATGAGGAGTAAAGGTTTGACTGATTTTTATAAATTATACAATACTACTGAGCAAGAATTATATGATGTATTGAAAGGAATTAACTTCTATAAGACTAAGGTTAAGAGATTGATTAATTTATCTAAAATCATAATAAATCTAGGTAGTGTTGAGAAATTTTATGACAGAAATCTACTTTTAAGCATTGATGGTATAGGCGAAGAAACAGCTGACTCAATCATGCTTTTTGCAGGGCACAAACCAAACTTTCCACCATCAGAGTACGGTAAGAGAGTATTATCTAGAGTATTAGGGATTAATATAAAGAAAAAGAATGAGGTTAAAAGATTAGTAGAGGAGAATTTAGAACGAAACGTCTACGAATACAAATTACTACACGCTGGAATAGTCACTGTAGGTAGAGCATTTTGTTTCATTGAAAATCCCAAATGTGAAGACTGTATTTTGAAGAAAGTATGCAAATATTATAGAGAGAATTCCTCGTGA
- a CDS encoding succinate--CoA ligase subunit beta: MKLYEYEGKSLFKRVGIPVPNGVVTSEPIRWQGKAVVKSQLLEGARGKRGLVRVTEDVYNTILELKKLGVEKFLVEEFVPHEKEFYASVLLDRETAEPMLVLSREGGIDVEQAKDVKKMIIPLERGVRSYDIVEAEKYLGVKGLGQIIQGLYKLFVDYDAELVEINPLALTNDGRILALDSKVILEDNALYRHEDLLKELGRQEVRDSYVELEGDIGIIGNGAGLTMASMDLVKLNGGNPANFLDVGGGASREHVKESVIKVGSNPRVKKIVINIYGGITRCDEVALGIVDALKEVKKPIFVRLLGTNEELGKKILRENGVNVYDDVLKMIGDAVRS; the protein is encoded by the coding sequence ATGAAATTATACGAATATGAGGGAAAGAGTCTTTTTAAGCGTGTAGGGATACCAGTGCCTAATGGTGTTGTAACTTCTGAACCAATAAGATGGCAAGGAAAAGCTGTAGTGAAATCTCAACTATTGGAAGGCGCTAGAGGTAAAAGAGGATTAGTAAGAGTAACTGAAGACGTTTATAATACTATTTTAGAGCTGAAAAAACTAGGAGTCGAGAAATTCTTAGTGGAGGAGTTCGTTCCTCACGAGAAGGAGTTTTACGCTTCAGTATTGTTAGATAGGGAAACTGCGGAACCAATGTTAGTTTTATCAAGAGAGGGAGGTATTGATGTTGAACAAGCTAAGGACGTTAAGAAGATGATAATACCATTAGAGAGGGGAGTTAGGAGTTATGATATTGTTGAGGCTGAGAAGTATCTAGGAGTTAAGGGATTAGGGCAAATAATACAAGGTTTATATAAATTATTTGTAGATTACGACGCTGAACTAGTTGAGATAAACCCATTAGCACTAACTAACGATGGTAGGATATTAGCACTAGACTCTAAAGTAATTTTAGAGGATAACGCATTGTATAGGCATGAGGATTTGTTAAAGGAATTGGGGAGGCAAGAAGTTCGTGATAGTTATGTGGAACTAGAAGGAGATATAGGGATAATAGGTAATGGCGCAGGATTAACCATGGCTTCAATGGATCTAGTCAAATTAAATGGTGGAAATCCAGCGAATTTCTTGGATGTTGGCGGAGGAGCTAGTAGGGAACACGTTAAAGAAAGCGTTATTAAAGTGGGTAGTAATCCTAGAGTTAAAAAGATTGTTATAAACATTTACGGTGGAATTACTAGATGTGATGAGGTAGCGTTAGGTATAGTTGATGCACTAAAGGAAGTAAAGAAGCCAATATTTGTTAGATTATTAGGAACTAACGAGGAATTAGGGAAGAAAATATTAAGAGAGAACGGAGTAAACGTATATGATGATGTATTAAAAATGATAGGTGATGCAGTACGCTCATAA
- the sucD gene encoding succinate--CoA ligase subunit alpha → MNKNTRVIVQGITGREGSFHTQQMLKYGTKIVAGVTPGKGGTQVNSVPVYDTVKDAMKEHEADASIIFVPARYAVDAIYEAVDAGIKLIVTITEHIPVLDMARSIKYARARGARIIGPNCPGIIAPEESLVGILPARAFKKGKIGIVSRSGTLTYEVSELLKNSGMGQSTVIGIGGDPIIGTSTLEVAKMFDQDPETEKIVVIGEIGGTMEERLAEAYKRGEIKKPVIAYIAGMTAPREKRMGHAGAVVYMGMGTFESKIRAFKEAGIPVANTPYDIPKLLLS, encoded by the coding sequence ATAAACAAGAATACTAGGGTAATCGTCCAGGGAATAACCGGAAGAGAAGGGAGCTTCCATACACAGCAAATGCTAAAATACGGTACAAAAATAGTTGCTGGTGTTACTCCGGGAAAAGGAGGGACTCAAGTTAACAGTGTTCCAGTCTACGACACGGTAAAGGATGCGATGAAAGAACATGAAGCAGATGCTTCAATAATTTTCGTTCCAGCCAGATACGCAGTGGATGCCATATACGAGGCAGTTGATGCGGGGATAAAATTAATTGTAACTATAACCGAGCACATACCAGTTTTGGACATGGCTAGATCTATAAAGTATGCCAGAGCTAGGGGAGCTAGAATAATAGGACCCAATTGTCCCGGAATAATAGCTCCAGAGGAAAGTCTAGTTGGAATACTTCCAGCCAGAGCATTCAAGAAGGGTAAAATAGGAATAGTGTCTAGATCTGGTACACTAACATATGAGGTTTCAGAGTTACTTAAGAACTCTGGTATGGGTCAATCTACTGTTATAGGCATAGGAGGCGATCCAATAATAGGAACAAGCACTTTAGAAGTTGCAAAGATGTTTGATCAAGATCCAGAGACGGAAAAAATTGTTGTGATAGGAGAAATAGGTGGTACCATGGAGGAGAGATTAGCAGAGGCGTATAAGAGGGGAGAAATTAAGAAACCAGTTATAGCTTACATAGCGGGAATGACTGCACCAAGGGAGAAAAGAATGGGACATGCAGGAGCAGTAGTTTATATGGGTATGGGAACCTTTGAGAGTAAAATAAGGGCGTTTAAAGAAGCTGGAATTCCAGTTGCTAATACCCCCTATGATATCCCCAAGTTACTTCTTTCTTAA
- a CDS encoding sulfocyanin-like copper-binding protein, with translation MNTSIIIAVIVIVIIVVGVVAYLTLVHHPAMVPSTTSSVETTTTSFALTSTSSTTTTSSTSTSSTTTTSSSTTSSTTITTTQSVTLPPGANMLPYNPNNKTVFIYLTVTATGPTFNYNGTAYGQMKIYVPAGWSVMIILTNEQSIPHNANIILNNTQIPNNLNISKDGKILLYVGDSPSDFTSNGVQPGQTAIGILDNISAGYYWIACGITGHAENGMWADLIVSNSLSVPYFIISSSSSTTSTTTSSSASWG, from the coding sequence ATGAATACGTCAATAATTATAGCTGTTATAGTTATAGTAATAATAGTAGTAGGAGTAGTTGCTTACCTAACGTTAGTGCATCATCCTGCCATGGTACCTTCCACAACAAGTTCAGTTGAGACAACTACAACAAGCTTCGCTTTAACCTCAACATCTTCCACAACTACAACAAGCTCGACTTCAACATCTTCCACAACTACAACAAGTTCATCTACTACGTCTTCCACTACTATTACCACGACACAGTCGGTAACTTTACCTCCTGGGGCTAATATGTTACCTTATAATCCTAATAACAAGACTGTATTTATCTATCTAACTGTTACAGCTACTGGTCCAACATTTAACTATAATGGGACTGCATATGGACAAATGAAAATTTACGTTCCTGCAGGATGGAGTGTGATGATAATTTTAACGAATGAACAATCTATTCCCCATAACGCAAATATAATATTAAATAATACTCAAATACCGAATAATCTCAATATTTCTAAGGATGGGAAAATTCTACTATATGTTGGTGATTCCCCATCGGATTTCACAAGTAATGGAGTTCAACCAGGTCAGACTGCAATTGGGATATTAGATAATATTTCAGCTGGTTACTATTGGATCGCTTGTGGAATAACTGGCCACGCTGAAAACGGAATGTGGGCTGATTTAATAGTATCAAATTCTTTGTCAGTTCCATACTTCATAATTTCCTCCTCATCCTCTACAACGTCTACAACCACATCATCATCTGCAAGTTGGGGTTAA
- a CDS encoding iron-containing alcohol dehydrogenase, with translation MFKIEYPTTQVIYGINALDWLTNVKGKRIALVTTRSLLKSKILEQILSLINAEVIEGPRQHTPAVDVNNLTEKLKGYDIVIGLGGGSIIDGIKLSFNGYYIAIPTTFSGAEHTRSGGATVDGIKKSRIGKEADVIILDPRATLETPKWLLIASGVRAIDHAVEALYSKDSTPFTDSLAIEGYKKLVKCLRDLDSFDNRALCQIGTWLSSLTMRYAKMGISHNFGYVYGPRFNIPHGVTSCISLPSAIKLNYSVAGNKLKEIESEGELLYEFMDKFLKEIGAKRRLSEFTTLDEALKYVPTFVEIVNNSGNPIKIDMETAKRFVEEVF, from the coding sequence ATGTTTAAAATAGAGTACCCCACTACACAAGTAATTTATGGAATCAACGCATTAGATTGGTTAACAAACGTAAAAGGTAAAAGAATAGCCTTAGTTACCACTAGAAGTTTACTTAAAAGTAAAATTCTCGAACAAATATTAAGTCTAATAAATGCGGAAGTAATTGAAGGACCTAGGCAGCACACTCCAGCAGTTGATGTAAACAATTTAACGGAGAAACTTAAAGGATATGATATTGTAATAGGCCTGGGAGGAGGGAGTATAATAGACGGTATAAAGCTTTCATTTAATGGTTATTATATAGCTATACCTACCACCTTTTCTGGGGCGGAGCATACTAGATCTGGAGGAGCGACAGTTGATGGGATAAAGAAAAGTAGGATAGGAAAAGAGGCAGATGTGATAATCTTAGATCCAAGAGCTACGCTCGAAACCCCAAAATGGTTACTTATAGCCAGTGGGGTAAGGGCGATAGACCACGCAGTGGAAGCATTATACTCTAAAGACTCTACGCCATTTACTGATTCCTTGGCCATAGAAGGTTATAAAAAGCTAGTTAAGTGCCTAAGGGATCTGGATTCCTTTGATAATAGGGCATTATGTCAAATAGGCACGTGGCTATCGTCATTGACTATGAGATATGCGAAAATGGGGATAAGTCATAATTTCGGTTACGTATACGGTCCTAGATTTAACATACCTCATGGAGTAACCTCTTGTATCTCATTACCATCAGCAATTAAGTTGAATTATAGTGTAGCAGGAAATAAACTGAAGGAAATAGAGAGTGAAGGGGAGCTATTATACGAGTTCATGGATAAATTCTTGAAGGAGATAGGAGCTAAGCGGAGATTATCCGAATTTACTACCTTGGATGAGGCATTAAAATATGTACCAACTTTCGTTGAGATTGTGAACAATAGTGGAAATCCAATTAAAATTGACATGGAAACAGCTAAGAGATTTGTGGAAGAGGTCTTTTAA
- a CDS encoding ParA family protein, translated as MSISIFILSLKGGIGKSRLSYELSKYISEKKLKRVLLIDNDSLSTLSNVLGHYGDGLLDGFDLRSSLKEIDGIFILKLRNRVHLLDKFYDNERLNQLKLILSKNWDYIIVDNYVGIQEENPIIKAVYEFSQLKIGIFLSDDLSLDSTTEYSNSWNHIDSKHVILVNKVFDSSNIIDRTIINAILNRNVNDYVKGFNVKRTNRIDIS; from the coding sequence ATGTCTATTTCAATTTTTATCCTAAGCCTAAAAGGGGGAATAGGCAAGAGTAGACTATCTTATGAATTATCTAAATATATTTCTGAAAAGAAACTTAAGAGAGTTCTCTTGATCGATAACGATTCTCTATCAACTTTATCAAACGTCCTAGGACATTATGGTGATGGATTACTGGACGGTTTCGATTTAAGGTCTTCATTAAAAGAAATAGATGGTATTTTCATACTTAAACTACGTAATAGAGTACACTTGTTAGATAAATTTTATGATAATGAAAGATTAAATCAACTTAAATTAATCTTATCCAAAAATTGGGATTACATTATAGTGGATAATTATGTTGGAATACAAGAGGAAAATCCAATAATTAAAGCTGTTTATGAATTTTCTCAGCTTAAAATAGGTATTTTCCTTAGTGATGACTTGTCACTGGATTCTACTACAGAATATTCCAATAGTTGGAACCATATAGATTCTAAACATGTAATATTAGTTAATAAAGTTTTCGACAGCTCCAATATCATAGATAGGACTATTATTAACGCCATATTAAACCGAAATGTTAATGATTATGTTAAAGGATTTAACGTGAAGAGAACCAATAGGATAGATATATCTTAA
- a CDS encoding alpha/beta hydrolase, whose protein sequence is MPLDPRIKKLLESGFVVPIGKASVDEVRKIFRQLASAAPKAEVRKVEDIKIPGSETSINARVYFPKAKGPYGVLVYLHGGGFVIGDVESYDPLCRAITNACNCVVVSVDYRLAPEYKFPSAVIDSFDATNWIYNNLDKFDGEMGIAIAGDSAGGNLAAVVALLSKGKLDLKYQILIYPAVGFDSVSRSMIEYSDGFFLTREHIEWFGSQYLRSPADLLDFRFSPIIAQDLSGLPPALIITAEYDPLRDQGEAYANRLLQAGVPVTSVRFNNVIHGFLSFFPLIDQGKDAIGLIGSVLRRTFYDKS, encoded by the coding sequence ATGCCCCTAGATCCTCGAATCAAAAAGCTACTAGAATCAGGTTTTGTCGTACCTATAGGTAAAGCTTCAGTAGACGAAGTTAGAAAAATATTCAGACAATTAGCATCAGCAGCACCTAAAGCTGAAGTGAGAAAAGTAGAAGATATAAAAATACCAGGGAGTGAAACCAGTATAAACGCTCGAGTGTATTTTCCAAAAGCTAAAGGTCCCTATGGAGTTTTGGTATATCTTCATGGAGGAGGTTTTGTTATAGGGGATGTGGAATCTTATGATCCATTGTGCAGAGCTATTACCAATGCGTGCAATTGTGTAGTAGTATCAGTTGATTATAGGTTAGCTCCAGAATACAAGTTTCCCTCTGCTGTTATCGATTCGTTTGACGCTACTAATTGGATTTACAATAATTTGGACAAGTTTGATGGCGAGATGGGAATCGCTATTGCAGGGGATAGTGCTGGTGGAAATTTGGCTGCAGTCGTAGCTCTTCTCTCAAAGGGTAAACTTGATTTAAAGTATCAAATCCTAATTTACCCAGCAGTAGGTTTCGATAGTGTTTCAAGATCCATGATAGAATACTCTGATGGGTTCTTCCTAACTAGAGAGCATATAGAGTGGTTCGGTTCTCAATACTTGCGAAGTCCTGCGGATTTACTAGATTTTAGGTTCTCTCCAATTATAGCACAAGATTTAAGCGGATTACCTCCAGCCTTAATAATAACAGCTGAATACGATCCATTAAGGGATCAAGGAGAGGCCTATGCGAACAGATTACTACAAGCTGGAGTCCCGGTTACTAGTGTTCGATTCAATAACGTTATACACGGATTCCTTTCGTTTTTCCCTTTAATAGATCAAGGAAAAGACGCTATAGGGCTAATAGGTTCTGTTTTGAGACGTACATTTTATGATAAAAGTTGA
- a CDS encoding acryloyl-coenzyme A reductase encodes MKAVILPAHKQGYRIEEVPDPKPGKDEAIIKVNKAALCYRDLLQIKGFYPRSKYPLILGHEVVGTVEEVGEDVNDFKKGDRVTSMLFVPDWSCEYCRSGEEVYCKNRVLYAQELDGFFAEKAKVKASSLIKLPEGVSDEGAVIVPCVAAMVYRGLKKAGIKEGEIVLVTGASGGVGIHAIQVAKALGAKVIGVTSGESKAKIVSKYADYVIVGEKFSEEAKKIGDVSIVIENVGPYTLEESMRSLRSGGKIIQIGNLDPSVTFNLRLGYLILKDMNLMGHIGANKRDIIETLNLVKEGKIEPVIGNEFRLEDFEKALDLLNNNKNRYGKILISNSF; translated from the coding sequence ATGAAAGCTGTTATTCTTCCAGCTCATAAACAAGGTTATAGAATTGAGGAAGTACCAGATCCTAAACCGGGTAAGGATGAAGCCATTATTAAGGTTAACAAGGCTGCATTGTGTTATAGGGACTTATTGCAAATAAAGGGATTCTACCCAAGATCCAAATATCCATTAATTTTAGGTCATGAAGTTGTGGGAACTGTAGAGGAAGTTGGAGAAGACGTTAATGATTTTAAGAAAGGAGATAGAGTTACGTCAATGCTTTTTGTCCCTGACTGGTCGTGCGAATATTGTAGAAGCGGAGAAGAGGTTTACTGTAAGAATAGGGTTCTATATGCTCAAGAACTAGATGGGTTTTTCGCAGAAAAGGCCAAAGTTAAGGCTAGTAGTCTAATCAAATTGCCTGAAGGTGTATCCGATGAGGGAGCTGTTATAGTTCCATGTGTTGCAGCCATGGTTTATAGGGGTCTGAAAAAGGCTGGAATAAAGGAAGGGGAAATTGTATTGGTTACTGGAGCAAGTGGTGGTGTGGGGATTCACGCAATTCAAGTGGCAAAGGCTTTAGGGGCTAAGGTAATAGGAGTTACTAGTGGGGAAAGCAAGGCTAAGATAGTTTCTAAATATGCTGACTACGTAATAGTAGGGGAGAAGTTCTCAGAAGAGGCTAAAAAGATAGGTGATGTTTCCATCGTTATTGAAAACGTTGGTCCCTACACGCTGGAGGAAAGCATGAGGAGTTTAAGGAGCGGTGGGAAAATTATCCAGATCGGTAATTTAGATCCCTCTGTAACGTTTAATTTAAGGTTGGGCTATTTGATTCTTAAGGACATGAATTTAATGGGGCATATAGGTGCAAACAAGAGAGATATAATAGAGACTCTAAACCTCGTCAAGGAAGGAAAAATAGAACCGGTTATTGGAAATGAGTTTAGGTTGGAGGATTTTGAGAAAGCTCTTGATTTACTGAACAATAATAAAAATAGGTATGGAAAAATATTGATCTCAAACTCTTTCTAG
- a CDS encoding acetyl-CoA C-acetyltransferase: MLEDVYLVDYARTAFTRFSRKDYQKDPFYNIRPEELAGMVIKRLIEKNGIRAEEIDEIITGCALQVGEQWTFGGRHEVFAARLPYNIPTMAVDRQCASSLTTVSIGAMEISTGMADIVLAGGVEKLSRTPMFDNPHIEINTKFLTDNKYIEYDLTTGYVMGLTAEKLAEEAKINREEMDRWSLRSHQLAWKAIQEGYFKDEILPIEVEVEGKKSVVNVDQSVRPDTSLEKLAQLPPAFKPNGSITAGNSAPLNSGASYVLLMSKNALKRYGLTPMAKIKSFGFAGVPPAVMGKGPVPASKKALEKANLSIRKIELWEINEAFAVVVLNAIKELELDESTVNKRGGAIAIGHPLGATGARLVGTLARQLILEGKDYGVATLCVGGGQGGALVLERV, translated from the coding sequence ATGTTAGAGGATGTATATCTAGTAGATTACGCAAGAACAGCGTTTACAAGATTTTCTCGTAAGGACTATCAAAAGGATCCTTTCTACAATATAAGACCAGAAGAATTAGCTGGAATGGTGATAAAAAGGTTAATAGAGAAAAACGGAATTAGGGCAGAAGAGATAGATGAAATAATCACTGGATGTGCACTTCAAGTAGGTGAGCAATGGACTTTTGGAGGTAGACATGAGGTTTTCGCAGCGAGATTACCATATAACATACCAACGATGGCTGTGGATAGACAATGCGCTTCATCGTTAACCACAGTTTCTATAGGAGCCATGGAAATATCGACTGGAATGGCTGATATAGTATTGGCAGGTGGAGTTGAAAAACTATCTAGAACACCAATGTTCGATAACCCCCATATTGAAATTAACACTAAGTTTCTAACTGATAATAAGTATATTGAATACGATTTAACTACAGGATACGTTATGGGATTAACTGCTGAGAAACTAGCTGAAGAAGCTAAAATAAATAGGGAGGAGATGGATAGATGGTCTTTAAGGAGTCATCAATTAGCGTGGAAAGCCATTCAAGAGGGATATTTTAAGGACGAGATCCTACCTATTGAGGTAGAAGTTGAGGGAAAGAAGAGTGTTGTAAACGTGGATCAATCGGTTAGGCCAGATACTAGCCTAGAAAAGTTAGCTCAGCTTCCTCCGGCCTTCAAACCTAATGGTAGTATAACTGCTGGAAATTCCGCACCTTTAAATTCAGGAGCTTCTTATGTACTTCTAATGTCAAAGAACGCATTAAAGAGGTATGGCCTAACTCCAATGGCTAAGATTAAGAGCTTTGGATTTGCAGGAGTACCTCCAGCGGTAATGGGGAAGGGTCCAGTTCCAGCCTCTAAAAAGGCCTTAGAAAAGGCAAATTTAAGTATTAGAAAAATAGAGTTATGGGAAATAAACGAGGCGTTTGCTGTCGTAGTATTAAATGCTATAAAAGAATTGGAGTTGGATGAGAGCACCGTAAATAAGAGAGGAGGTGCTATTGCCATAGGGCATCCCTTGGGAGCTACTGGAGCTAGATTAGTAGGCACCTTGGCTAGACAATTAATACTGGAGGGAAAGGATTATGGTGTTGCAACTCTGTGTGTAGGTGGAGGACAAGGAGGAGCATTAGTTCTAGAAAGAGTTTGA
- a CDS encoding acyl-CoA dehydrogenase family protein yields the protein MLLDLNFEISEDLKLILSSLNELLESRWSTKKLRAVMEGNKDYIKEIWKEIIKLDILPYLSTLSLRDNVIINEVIGRKLLPGIVVSSIVASRGIKNKDILNRLYAGEIKLAISDSNFVPSADDADYIVIGNRLIKRSNCTIRTFNSLDSSMKISKVDHIGNHEDIEVNNAEIALSLASQMVGSGEEVVSMSIKYSKERVAFGKPIGSYQAIKHRVVNDAIDVELARSLILEAAENMKYAWIAKDLANKKIPKVILSGIQVHGGIGFTDDLDIHLHLRRALTLSKLYNSKVDISEFLQPI from the coding sequence ATGCTCCTAGATCTTAACTTCGAAATTAGCGAGGATCTTAAACTGATTTTAAGCAGTTTAAATGAATTACTGGAATCAAGGTGGTCCACAAAAAAGTTAAGGGCAGTAATGGAAGGAAACAAGGATTATATTAAGGAAATATGGAAGGAAATAATTAAGCTTGATATCTTACCTTACCTTTCCACACTATCATTAAGAGATAACGTGATAATAAATGAAGTTATTGGTAGAAAATTATTGCCTGGAATTGTAGTAAGTAGTATAGTAGCATCTAGGGGTATTAAGAACAAGGACATTTTAAATAGACTCTACGCCGGTGAAATTAAATTAGCAATATCTGATTCAAACTTCGTGCCCTCGGCTGATGATGCTGATTATATAGTAATAGGAAATAGACTGATTAAGAGAAGCAACTGCACAATTCGTACTTTCAATTCCCTTGATAGCTCCATGAAAATCAGTAAAGTAGACCACATTGGAAACCATGAAGATATAGAAGTTAATAACGCTGAAATTGCACTTTCATTAGCCTCTCAGATGGTGGGAAGTGGTGAAGAAGTTGTTAGCATGTCAATCAAGTATAGTAAAGAAAGGGTTGCTTTTGGAAAACCTATAGGTTCGTATCAAGCAATAAAACATAGAGTGGTTAATGACGCAATTGATGTGGAATTAGCTAGATCTTTAATCTTGGAAGCTGCTGAAAATATGAAGTACGCTTGGATAGCTAAGGATTTGGCTAATAAGAAGATACCTAAGGTTATTTTAAGTGGTATACAAGTTCATGGTGGGATAGGATTTACGGATGATCTTGATATCCACCTCCATTTAAGGAGAGCGCTTACATTAAGTAAGTTATACAATAGTAAAGTGGATATCTCTGAGTTCCTGCAACCTATATAA
- a CDS encoding R2-like ligand-binding oxidase: MGMSFEEYKHEYFKSIRSGGLNWSLFPMKLYQLGKKLFWDPANVDLSKDAEDWKKLNDLEKMFIINVGSKFAAGEEAVALDLHPLIVTLVKEGRVEEVMYLEQFVYEESKHVEAFRRFFDVVNVMEDLSAYTKDLSPNYRKIFYEELPKAMWNLSRDPSPENQVRAVVTYNLIVEGVAAEGGYNIFRLITNSRKILPGLAKMVNLIATDESRHIAFGVYLITRLVKEHGEGIYKVAMDHINYLAPYAIGIFSEPTMPQVESLPFNLTGMELVDYAKKLLNTRIDAINRAKQMKLEMLLPKDLDVIESW; the protein is encoded by the coding sequence ATGGGAATGAGTTTTGAAGAATATAAGCATGAGTATTTTAAGTCCATAAGATCTGGAGGCTTAAATTGGTCACTATTTCCAATGAAGTTATATCAGCTTGGGAAGAAGCTTTTCTGGGATCCAGCCAATGTAGATCTAAGTAAAGACGCGGAAGACTGGAAAAAATTGAATGATTTAGAAAAGATGTTCATAATAAATGTTGGGTCAAAGTTTGCTGCGGGAGAAGAAGCCGTGGCATTAGACCTTCATCCGCTAATTGTGACATTAGTTAAGGAGGGAAGAGTGGAGGAAGTGATGTATTTAGAACAATTCGTTTATGAGGAATCTAAGCACGTTGAGGCATTTAGAAGATTTTTTGACGTAGTCAATGTTATGGAAGATCTGAGCGCATATACAAAAGATCTTTCGCCTAATTATAGGAAGATATTCTATGAAGAATTACCAAAGGCCATGTGGAATTTATCCAGAGATCCTTCGCCAGAAAATCAAGTTAGAGCTGTAGTAACTTACAATTTAATAGTTGAAGGAGTAGCAGCTGAAGGAGGTTACAATATTTTCAGACTGATAACGAATTCAAGAAAGATCCTACCCGGTCTGGCTAAAATGGTAAACCTCATAGCTACTGATGAGTCTAGACATATAGCGTTTGGAGTATATTTAATTACAAGACTAGTAAAGGAACATGGAGAGGGAATATACAAAGTTGCCATGGATCACATAAATTACCTTGCACCATATGCTATAGGAATATTCTCTGAACCTACAATGCCCCAAGTTGAGAGCCTACCTTTTAATTTGACTGGAATGGAGCTAGTAGACTACGCTAAAAAGCTCTTAAATACTAGGATTGATGCGATTAATAGAGCTAAGCAGATGAAATTGGAAATGTTATTACCAAAGGATTTGGATGTAATTGAATCATGGTGA
- a CDS encoding SDR family oxidoreductase: MYSLKNKVVVVTGSGRGIGRAIAVRLANEGSLVVVNAKKRAEEMNETIKIIKENGGEAIGILADVSTREGCENLLKATIDRYRVTDILINNAGLGLFSPFLNVDDKLLDKHISTDFKSVVYCSQSFAKEMRDGGAIVNIASVAGVSPAYGLSIYGAMKAAVIALTKYLALELAPKIRVNAIAPGFVKTKLGESMFQVLGMSEKEFGEKFTLMGKILDPEEVAEFTAAILKIESLTGQVFVLDSGESIKGGIK, translated from the coding sequence ATGTACTCTCTAAAGAATAAGGTTGTTGTTGTAACGGGTTCCGGTAGGGGTATTGGTAGGGCAATAGCTGTGAGATTAGCTAATGAAGGTAGTTTAGTTGTAGTAAACGCTAAAAAGAGGGCTGAGGAGATGAATGAAACTATAAAGATCATTAAGGAGAATGGAGGAGAAGCTATTGGGATCTTAGCTGATGTCTCCACGAGGGAAGGATGTGAAAATTTACTTAAAGCGACCATCGATAGATATAGAGTAACTGACATATTGATAAATAATGCTGGTTTAGGACTATTCTCTCCTTTTTTAAACGTAGACGATAAACTTCTAGATAAACACATTTCAACAGACTTTAAATCTGTAGTTTACTGTTCTCAAAGTTTCGCAAAGGAAATGAGAGATGGAGGAGCAATTGTCAACATTGCATCAGTTGCTGGAGTATCGCCAGCCTATGGCTTATCAATATATGGCGCTATGAAAGCTGCAGTAATTGCGTTAACAAAGTACTTAGCTTTAGAACTAGCACCTAAAATAAGGGTTAATGCTATAGCTCCAGGATTCGTGAAGACTAAACTAGGTGAAAGTATGTTTCAAGTGTTAGGGATGAGTGAAAAGGAATTTGGTGAAAAATTCACTTTAATGGGCAAGATTCTTGATCCAGAAGAGGTAGCCGAATTCACTGCAGCAATTCTTAAGATAGAGTCTCTCACAGGGCAAGTTTTCGTGTTAGATTCTGGAGAGAGCATAAAAGGTGGAATAAAATAA